A section of the Symphalangus syndactylus isolate Jambi chromosome 19, NHGRI_mSymSyn1-v2.1_pri, whole genome shotgun sequence genome encodes:
- the G0S2 gene encoding G0/G1 switch protein 2: METVQELIPLAKEMMAQKRKGKMVKLYVLGSVLALFGVVLCLMETVCSPFMAASRLRDQEAAVAELQAALERQALQKQALQDKGKQQDTAFGGRALSNRQHAS; the protein is encoded by the coding sequence ATGGAAACGGTCCAGGAGCTGATCCCCCTGGCCAAGGAGATGATGGCCCAGAAGCGCAAGGGGAAGATGGTGAAGCTGTACGTGCTGGGCAGCGTGCTGGCCCTCTTCGGTGTGGTGCTCTGCCTGATGGAGACCGTGTGCAGCCCCTTCATGGCAGCCAGCCGTCTGCGGGACCAGGAGGCAGCCGTGGCGGAGCTGCAGGCCGCCCTGGAGCGACAGGCTCTCCAGAAGCAAGCCCTGCAGGATAAAGGCAAGCAGCAGGACACGGCCTTCGGCGGCCGGGCCCTGTCCAACCGGCAGCACGCCTCCTAG